The nucleotide sequence TCAATACGGGCGGCGGGCAAGCCCTGGGTCGGCGGCGCGGCCTCTTCTTGACGCCAAACCCCGCCGGGGGCATAAAGTCATAAGGTCGCCTTTTTTTCAGGGCGGCTTACTCACCCTCAGGAGGAACACGCCCATGAGCGAGCGTACCGGACTTATCACGTTTCTTGGCGGCGGCTTGACCCTTGTCGGCAACCCGGTCGGCGTTGGCGACGCGGCCCCGGAATTTGCCGTACTCACCAACGAACTGGCCCCGGCCAAGTTGGCCGATTTCCCCGAAAAGGGCCTCATCCTTATTGCCGTGCCGTCCCTGGATACGGCCGTGTGCGATCTGGAAGCCCGCAAATTCAACAAGGAGATGGAGAGCCTTAGCGGCAAGGCCAAGGCGCTCGTCATCAGCATGGACCTGCCCTTTGCCCAGAAACGCTGGGCCGAAGCGGCCGGGGTCACCAACATCGTGACGCTGTCCGACCACCGCGACGCCTCCTTTGGCCAGGCGTATGGCCTGCTCATCAAGGAACTGCGCTTGCTCGCCCGGGCCGTG is from Solidesulfovibrio magneticus RS-1 and encodes:
- the tpx gene encoding thiol peroxidase, encoding MSERTGLITFLGGGLTLVGNPVGVGDAAPEFAVLTNELAPAKLADFPEKGLILIAVPSLDTAVCDLEARKFNKEMESLSGKAKALVISMDLPFAQKRWAEAAGVTNIVTLSDHRDASFGQAYGLLIKELRLLARAVLVLGPDRKVAYLELVKEVTNEPDYAAALAALGKVL